TATTTTTGCCGTACCTCTCAAACCTAACCTTGGAATCTCTTGATTTTCATTTAAACTTGAAACTAATTTATAAGATAAAACCTCAGAAGGTGATAAATAAGGCTTATAACTTGCTCTTAAAACCTTTCCCTTAAGAGAGTTTATTGGGTTTATATCTAAAAAAATTTTAACTTTTGCCTTATTGTTAATAATTATTGAGTCTTTAACAGGTAACCAAATTAAGAACTCGACTAAATTTGGGTCTGCTATTGTCATAATTTTTTCACCTACGTTAACTGGTTTTCCCTGCCAATCTAATGTGTTCTCAACAATTGCAACACCATTAATTGAAGATAAAATTTTTGTCATTTCTAATTTTTCATTAGCATAATTCATTTCTGCTTTTTTTAACAAAACTTGTGACTGTAACTCTGCTAATTTTGATTTTTCAGTATTGTCTGAAAAAGAAGATTGTCGTGTTCTTAAAAGTTCTTTTTCAGCTACTTGTAAAGTTTGCTTTGCTAAATTATATTGATTAATCAAATCATTATCTTCAAGTACAGCTAACAGATCACCACTTTCTACAGTATCATTATTATTAACTATTATTTTTTTAATAACTCCATTAAATGGTGCTGTTATTAAAGATGGATTTTTTGCAACTACCTCAACTGGTGCAGTAGTTGTCATTGAAACTGGAAAAAAAATAATTAACAATATAATTACAATGGTTTTCCATTTATTTTTTCCAGAAAAATATTTCTTTAAAGATTCTTTGATTGGAAAAGTTGAAATAAAAGAATTAAAAGCATGACCAAAAGTTCCTGATAAATGCTTTAATAGCTCTATCTCACTATCATTAATTTCACTTTCTTTATTAATTGCAACAAAACCCTGGTGACCTTTTTGAGGTGAGTGAATGGGGATTAATATTAATATATTTGGTAAATTTTTATTCTTTGTTAATTTATTTTTTTTAGCAAAATCTTGAATATCAATATTAATAATATCTTTAGGTTGATTATGATCTTTATGATTAACTATTTTTTCAATAAAAGTCACTAAAGGGGCTGTTCTATCAACTATTGCTAAATCAGAGATTGCCTCAACATTAAAAGTTCCGGTCGGTGTTTGTTTTAATAAAAATGCGTTAGTAAAATCAACAATTTCTCTTATTTCGTTAACAAGTATAAAGTTTAATTCATCTTTAGATAATGCTTCTCTAACCTTTTTTTCAAGTCCTATTAATCTTGCAATCTTAATATTTTTATCTTCGTTCAAACCTTACAACCCCGCTCATTCCTGGTATTAAAGTTTCATATTTTTCTTTAAACTGTAATTTAAGTTCTATAGTTTGGCTGGCAGCATCAACTGTTGCTCCTAAATTTATAATTTTTGCCTCAAGCTCGTCTCCAGTTTCATCTATTAAAATTTTAACATCCACACCACTTTTTAACCAACTTAACCAATTACTAGGCACGACTGTTATTGCTTCTAATAAACCATCACCAACAATTTCCATTAAGGGCTGTCTTTGCTCAATACTTGCGTATTGATTGGTGAAAACATCCATAACTTTGCCATTATAAGGGGCGATAATTTTACATCGCTTGACATTTAAGTTGGCAATTAACAGTTCTGCTTTTGCTTTTTTTAAACCATTTATACTAAGCTCGTATTGTAATTCACCGATAGAACGCATGTTAAATAACTCTTTATCATTTTTTAATTGTACATCAGCACTATCTAAATTTGCTTGAATAACCTCTCTTTGAGCCTCAAAAAGTTCACAGTCAAATGCAATTAATATATCTCCTTTAAGAAAAGGCTCCCCATTAGTAAATCCAATATTATTTATCTTGGCTGCTATTTCACTGGTAATTAAAACCTGCTCTGTGGCACCAACTAATGCTCTAGCATTATAATCTATCTCTTCTGCACTAACCATTATGGTGGAATTAACTGTTAAGTATAAAAATATAAAGATTTTTTTTAACATATTATTTTAAAAAACTAGAGATTATTAATTAGTTTTTCGCCGTAATTATCTAAATTATCAGACTCTATTATTAACTGTTGATTGAACGATACAAAATTTTTTTCGGTCTCCTCAATATCTAATAATGTATTATTATCATTTTTCATAAAATCAATTTCGAGATCTTTAACTGTTACTACACCGTCCGTATCTTCAATGATAATTTTAAAATCCAGTGCTTCAATACCTGCTGGTGGATTAGCTGTAATTTTACCTGTAGCTTCATCGAATAAAATCCAGCTTGGAATCTCACTACCATTTTTTAAAACTAATTTAATTTTATCAAAATTAGGTTCTAAAATATTTTCTAATTTAAAAATAAAATCACTATTAAAATCTCTTGATTCAGATTGAATTTTAAACTGTTCATTTGCCTCAATTGAACTGACAATATCTTTAAATGATTTGTTTTGATTAACTGCGTCTGTTGCAGTTTTGATAGTTAAACCATCTTCATTAGTAGTGTTCAACTCTACTAAACCATTATTATTAACTGTAATATTTGAAGAATTTTTTTTATTAACTTGCTTCATAATATCTTTATCTTGAGAAATTTTTTCAGGGTCAATTATAACATTTACTTGTTTTTTATTATTGTCTGTATCAACTGCAATAATTTTAAATTCTAGAAGATCTATGTCTTTAGGAATATCAGTACTTGCTTTACCCGTTTTTGAATCAACCGTAATCCAAGCTGGTAATTCTGATCCATCTTTCATTATACCGTAATATTTTTGAACTTCTTTACCTTCATCATTAAAAACTTTA
The nucleotide sequence above comes from Candidatus Pelagibacter giovannonii. Encoded proteins:
- a CDS encoding efflux RND transporter periplasmic adaptor subunit, with the protein product MLKKIFIFLYLTVNSTIMVSAEEIDYNARALVGATEQVLITSEIAAKINNIGFTNGEPFLKGDILIAFDCELFEAQREVIQANLDSADVQLKNDKELFNMRSIGELQYELSINGLKKAKAELLIANLNVKRCKIIAPYNGKVMDVFTNQYASIEQRQPLMEIVGDGLLEAITVVPSNWLSWLKSGVDVKILIDETGDELEAKIINLGATVDAASQTIELKLQFKEKYETLIPGMSGVVRFERR
- a CDS encoding efflux RND transporter periplasmic adaptor subunit codes for the protein MNEDKNIKIARLIGLEKKVREALSKDELNFILVNEIREIVDFTNAFLLKQTPTGTFNVEAISDLAIVDRTAPLVTFIEKIVNHKDHNQPKDIINIDIQDFAKKNKLTKNKNLPNILILIPIHSPQKGHQGFVAINKESEINDSEIELLKHLSGTFGHAFNSFISTFPIKESLKKYFSGKNKWKTIVIILLIIFFPVSMTTTAPVEVVAKNPSLITAPFNGVIKKIIVNNNDTVESGDLLAVLEDNDLINQYNLAKQTLQVAEKELLRTRQSSFSDNTEKSKLAELQSQVLLKKAEMNYANEKLEMTKILSSINGVAIVENTLDWQGKPVNVGEKIMTIADPNLVEFLIWLPVKDSIIINNKAKVKIFLDINPINSLKGKVLRASYKPYLSPSEVLSYKLVSSLNENQEIPRLGLRGTAKIYGSRVTLFYYLFRKPITYMRQFIGI